One Pectobacterium colocasium DNA segment encodes these proteins:
- the oppA gene encoding oligopeptide ABC transporter substrate-binding protein OppA translates to MIAAAVMASCVNVQAATVPAGVELAKEQVLVRNNGAEVSSLDPHKIEGVPESNVARDLYEGLVISDPDGHPIPGVAERWESSDFKVWTFHLRKDAKWSNGEPVTAQDFVYSWQRLADPKTVSPYASYLQYGHLLNIDDIIASKKSPDTLGVKALDDHTLEVTLSEPIPYFYKLLNHSSMSPVNKAVVEKFGDKWTQPENWVGNGAYRLKSWVVNERLVLERNTQYWDNAKTVINQVTYLPIASEVTDVNRYRAGEIDVTNNKLPIELFQKLKKEIPQEVKVNPFLCTYYYEINNQKPPFNDVRVRTALRMGLDQDILTNKVKNQGDIPAYGYVPPFTDGLKARTPEWFTWPQAKRNEEAKKLLAEAGYTAEKPLTFNLLYNSSDLHKKLAIAAASIWKQNLGVDAKLENQEWKTYLSTRHQGNYDVARAGWCADYNEPTSFLNSMLSDSSNNTSHYKSETFDKLMAQAVQAKTDEERAEIYQQAESQLDKDAAIVPVYYYANTRLVKPYVGGITGKDPLDNLRVKDLYIIKH, encoded by the coding sequence ATGATTGCTGCAGCAGTGATGGCGTCATGCGTGAATGTTCAGGCTGCTACTGTACCTGCCGGTGTTGAGCTGGCAAAAGAGCAGGTTCTGGTGAGAAACAATGGCGCTGAGGTGTCATCACTGGATCCACATAAAATAGAAGGTGTGCCGGAATCCAACGTCGCGCGCGATCTATATGAAGGGTTGGTGATTTCCGATCCGGATGGACACCCGATTCCTGGCGTGGCCGAGCGGTGGGAAAGCAGCGATTTTAAAGTCTGGACATTCCATTTACGTAAAGATGCCAAATGGTCGAATGGCGAGCCGGTTACCGCACAGGATTTCGTTTATAGCTGGCAGCGTCTGGCCGATCCGAAAACCGTATCTCCTTATGCTAGCTATTTGCAATATGGTCATCTGCTGAATATCGATGACATCATCGCCAGCAAGAAATCTCCCGATACGCTGGGCGTAAAAGCACTCGACGACCATACGCTGGAAGTCACATTGAGCGAACCGATCCCATACTTTTATAAATTGCTGAATCACTCGTCCATGTCACCGGTAAATAAAGCGGTGGTGGAGAAATTTGGTGATAAATGGACTCAACCAGAAAACTGGGTGGGGAATGGCGCCTACCGTCTGAAATCCTGGGTCGTGAATGAGCGGCTGGTGCTGGAACGTAATACCCAGTATTGGGATAACGCCAAGACCGTGATTAATCAGGTCACCTATCTGCCGATTGCTTCTGAAGTCACGGATGTTAACCGCTACCGTGCGGGTGAAATTGATGTCACCAATAATAAATTACCTATCGAGCTATTTCAGAAGCTGAAAAAAGAAATCCCACAAGAAGTTAAAGTTAATCCCTTCCTCTGTACGTATTATTACGAAATCAACAACCAGAAACCGCCGTTTAACGATGTCCGGGTGCGAACGGCGCTGCGTATGGGGCTTGATCAAGACATATTGACCAATAAAGTGAAAAACCAGGGTGATATTCCGGCCTATGGTTATGTTCCTCCATTTACGGATGGCTTGAAAGCGCGTACGCCAGAGTGGTTTACCTGGCCACAGGCGAAACGTAATGAAGAAGCGAAAAAACTGCTGGCGGAAGCGGGCTATACCGCAGAGAAACCGCTGACGTTTAATTTGCTCTATAACTCGTCCGATCTGCATAAAAAGCTGGCGATTGCGGCGGCGTCGATCTGGAAACAGAATCTGGGCGTCGACGCGAAATTGGAAAACCAGGAATGGAAAACCTATCTCAGCACGCGTCATCAAGGCAATTATGACGTTGCGCGTGCCGGATGGTGTGCGGACTATAACGAACCGACATCGTTCCTGAATAGTATGCTGTCAGACAGCAGCAATAACACGTCACATTATAAGAGCGAGACGTTCGACAAACTGATGGCGCAGGCTGTTCAGGCAAAAACGGACGAGGAACGTGCAGAGATTTATCAGCAGGCGGAATCGCAGTTGGATAAAGATGCGGCGATCGTACCGGTCTATTACTACGCGAATACCCGACTGGTAAAACCTTATGTCGGTGGTATTACCGGCAAAGATCCGTTGGATAATCTGCGGGTGAAAGATCTCTACATCATTAAGCATTAA
- the oppA gene encoding oligopeptide ABC transporter substrate-binding protein OppA, translating into MTHITTRKRVAAAIIAALSSTMAVSAIAATVPAGVQLAEKQELVRNNGAEVSSLDPHKIEGVPESNVSRDLLEGLVISDVNGKTVPGVAESWDNKDFKVWTFHLRKDAKWSDGTPVTAQDFVYSWQRLADPKTASPYASYLQYGHLLNIDDIIAGKKSPDTLGVKAIDDHTFEVTLSEAVPYFYKLPVYAAMSPVNKAAIEKFGDKWTQPQNWIGNGAYKLKDWVVNEKIVLERNPQYWDNAHTVINKVTYLPISSEVTDVNRYRSGEIDMTYNQLPIELFQKLKKEIPDEVKVNPYLCTYYYEINNQKPPFNDVRVRDALRMGLNQDILTNKVKNQGDIPAYGFVPPYIDGFKAQTPEWFTWSQEKRNEEAKKLLAEAGYTAQKPLTLNLLYNTSDLHKKIAIAAASIWKQNIGVDVKLENQEWKTFLSSRHQGNYDIARGGWCADYNEPSTFLNSMLSDSSSNTAHYKSKEFDALVAKSLQVKTDEERADVYQQAEALLNKDAVIAPVYYYANTRLVKPYVGGLTGKDPQDNVYVKDLYIIKH; encoded by the coding sequence ATGACACACATCACAACTAGAAAAAGAGTAGCAGCCGCTATTATCGCGGCGTTGAGTAGCACGATGGCTGTTTCTGCTATTGCCGCGACCGTTCCCGCCGGCGTTCAGTTAGCAGAAAAACAGGAATTGGTTCGTAACAACGGCGCGGAAGTGTCCTCCCTCGATCCCCATAAAATCGAAGGTGTACCGGAATCAAACGTGTCGCGCGATCTTCTGGAAGGGCTGGTCATTTCCGACGTTAACGGCAAAACCGTTCCCGGCGTAGCGGAAAGCTGGGATAACAAAGATTTTAAAGTGTGGACATTCCACTTGCGTAAAGATGCTAAATGGTCAGATGGCACGCCGGTTACCGCACAAGATTTCGTCTATAGCTGGCAGCGTCTGGCCGACCCGAAAACGGCCTCGCCTTACGCCAGCTATCTGCAATACGGTCATCTGCTGAATATCGATGACATCATCGCCGGTAAAAAATCCCCCGATACGCTGGGCGTGAAAGCGATCGACGATCATACTTTTGAGGTCACGCTGTCTGAAGCGGTGCCTTACTTCTATAAACTGCCTGTTTATGCCGCTATGTCTCCTGTTAATAAAGCCGCCATCGAGAAATTTGGCGATAAATGGACGCAGCCGCAAAACTGGATCGGCAATGGCGCTTATAAGCTGAAAGACTGGGTAGTGAATGAAAAAATTGTGCTGGAGCGTAATCCGCAATATTGGGATAACGCCCATACCGTCATCAATAAAGTGACCTATCTGCCGATTTCGTCGGAAGTGACTGACGTTAACCGCTATCGTAGCGGTGAAATTGATATGACCTATAACCAGCTGCCGATTGAATTATTCCAAAAGCTGAAGAAAGAAATTCCTGACGAAGTCAAAGTCAATCCATACCTGTGCACCTACTATTACGAAATCAATAATCAGAAACCACCATTTAACGATGTTCGAGTGCGTGATGCGCTGCGCATGGGGCTGAATCAGGATATTCTGACTAACAAGGTGAAGAATCAGGGTGATATTCCGGCCTATGGTTTTGTACCGCCATATATTGATGGCTTCAAGGCACAGACGCCAGAGTGGTTCACCTGGTCTCAAGAGAAACGTAATGAAGAAGCGAAGAAACTGCTGGCGGAAGCTGGTTATACGGCACAGAAACCGTTGACGCTAAACCTGCTATACAACACCTCCGATCTGCATAAGAAAATTGCTATCGCCGCGGCCTCTATCTGGAAACAGAATATCGGCGTGGACGTTAAGCTGGAAAATCAGGAATGGAAAACCTTCCTCAGCTCCCGCCATCAGGGCAACTATGACATCGCACGTGGCGGATGGTGTGCGGACTATAACGAACCTTCGACCTTCCTGAACAGCATGCTGTCAGACAGCAGCAGTAACACCGCACATTATAAGAGCAAAGAATTTGATGCGCTGGTGGCGAAATCCTTGCAGGTGAAAACCGATGAGGAACGTGCAGACGTTTATCAGCAGGCCGAAGCATTGCTGAATAAAGACGCGGTAATTGCCCCAGTTTACTACTATGCGAATACCCGATTGGTGAAGCCTTATGTTGGTGGATTAACCGGTAAAGATCCCCAGGATAATGTTTACGTGAAAGATCTGTATATCATCAAGCACTAA
- the oppB gene encoding oligopeptide ABC transporter permease OppB: protein MLKFILRRCLEAIPTLFILITISFFMMRLAPGSPFTGERNLPPEVMANIEAKYHLNDPMMTQYGNYLLQLVQGDFGPSFKYKDYSVNDLVATSFPVSAKLGAAAFVLAIVFGVSAGVIAALNQNTKWDYTVMGFAMTGVVIPSFVVAPLLVLIFAITLRWLPGGGWNGGAPKYMILPMVALSLSYIASIARITRGSMIEVLHSNFIRTARAKGLPMRRIVLRHALKPALLPVLSYMGPAFVGIITGSMVIETIFGLPGIGQLFVNGALNRDYSLVLSLTILVGGLTILFNAIIDVLYAVIDPKIRY, encoded by the coding sequence ATGTTAAAATTTATTCTTCGCCGCTGTCTGGAGGCGATTCCGACACTATTCATCCTGATCACCATTTCGTTTTTCATGATGCGATTGGCTCCCGGCAGCCCTTTTACTGGTGAGCGTAATTTGCCGCCGGAAGTGATGGCGAATATCGAGGCCAAATATCATCTGAACGACCCCATGATGACGCAGTACGGTAATTATCTACTGCAACTGGTGCAGGGTGATTTCGGTCCTTCTTTTAAATACAAAGACTATTCCGTGAACGATTTGGTGGCGACGTCTTTCCCCGTTTCGGCAAAATTGGGGGCTGCTGCATTCGTTCTGGCGATTGTGTTTGGGGTGAGTGCAGGCGTAATTGCTGCGCTGAATCAGAATACCAAATGGGATTATACCGTGATGGGCTTTGCCATGACGGGGGTGGTGATTCCCAGCTTTGTCGTCGCACCGCTACTGGTGCTGATTTTTGCCATTACGCTGCGGTGGTTACCCGGCGGGGGCTGGAATGGTGGTGCACCCAAGTACATGATTTTACCGATGGTGGCGCTGTCTTTGTCTTATATCGCCAGCATCGCACGTATCACCCGAGGGTCGATGATCGAGGTTTTACACTCTAACTTCATCCGCACCGCGCGCGCCAAAGGGTTACCGATGCGTCGCATCGTCCTGCGTCATGCGCTGAAGCCTGCGCTGCTGCCTGTGCTCTCCTATATGGGGCCGGCGTTTGTCGGCATTATTACCGGCTCAATGGTTATTGAAACCATTTTTGGCTTACCCGGTATTGGGCAACTGTTCGTCAACGGCGCACTGAACCGCGACTATTCACTGGTACTGAGCCTGACCATTCTGGTCGGCGGCTTAACCATTCTCTTTAATGCGATCATTGACGTGCTCTACGCTGTTATCGATCCGAAAATTCGCTATTAA
- the oppC gene encoding oligopeptide ABC transporter permease OppC: MFWNRKNVEALENFTEQTEIEGRSLWQDARLRFIHNRAALASLFVLAVITVFVIFAPMLSAFNYADTDWGMMSAAPDMTSGHYFGTDSSGRDLLVRVAIGGRVSLMVGVAAALVAVIVGTLYGAMSGYLGGKVDSVMMRLLEILNSFPFMFFVILLVTFFGQNMLLIFVAIGMVSWLDMARIVRGQTLSLKRKEFIEAAMVSGVSTRGIVLRHVVPNVLGVVVVYASLLVPSMILFESFLSFLGLGTQEPLSSWGALLNDGANSMEVSPWLLFYPAAFLVVTLFCFNFIGDGLRDALDPKDR; this comes from the coding sequence ATGTTTTGGAATCGAAAAAACGTTGAAGCGTTAGAGAACTTCACCGAGCAGACAGAAATTGAAGGACGCAGCCTGTGGCAGGATGCGCGCCTGCGCTTTATCCATAACCGTGCGGCGCTTGCCAGCCTGTTTGTGCTGGCTGTCATTACCGTGTTTGTGATTTTTGCCCCCATGCTGTCCGCATTTAACTACGCCGATACGGACTGGGGAATGATGTCAGCCGCACCGGATATGACCTCTGGGCACTATTTCGGTACGGATTCCTCAGGTCGCGATCTGCTGGTTCGCGTGGCTATCGGCGGTCGCGTGTCGCTGATGGTTGGTGTGGCGGCGGCGCTGGTTGCCGTGATCGTCGGGACGCTGTATGGCGCGATGTCCGGCTATCTGGGCGGGAAGGTGGATTCCGTGATGATGCGTCTGCTGGAGATCCTTAACTCATTCCCGTTCATGTTCTTCGTGATCCTGCTGGTCACGTTCTTCGGGCAGAACATGCTGTTGATCTTCGTGGCTATCGGCATGGTGTCCTGGCTCGATATGGCGCGTATCGTGCGTGGTCAGACGCTGAGCCTGAAACGTAAAGAGTTCATTGAAGCGGCGATGGTGTCCGGTGTATCCACACGCGGCATCGTGTTACGTCATGTGGTGCCGAACGTGCTGGGAGTGGTAGTAGTCTATGCCTCTCTGCTGGTGCCAAGCATGATTCTGTTCGAATCTTTCCTGAGCTTCCTGGGGCTGGGAACGCAGGAACCATTAAGCAGCTGGGGTGCCTTGCTGAATGATGGCGCGAACTCAATGGAAGTGTCGCCGTGGTTGCTGTTCTATCCGGCGGCGTTTCTGGTCGTTACGCTGTTTTGTTTTAACTTTATCGGCGATGGCCTGCGTGATGCCCTCGACCCGAAAGATCGCTGA
- a CDS encoding ABC transporter ATP-binding protein, with the protein MSKIELTGAHDALLHVQDLRVTFKTQDGDVTAVNDLNFTLNAGETLGIVGESGSGKSQTAFALMGLLARNGRIGGSARFRGKEILNLPESQLNKLRAEEISMIFQDPMTSLNPYMRVGEQLMEVLMLHKSMSKSQAFEESVKMLDAVKMPEARKRMKMYPHEFSGGMRQRVMIAMALLCRPKLLIADEPTTALDVTVQAQIMTLLNELKSEFNTAIIMITHDLGVVAGICDKVLVMYAGRTMEYGEARDVFYHPSHPYSVGLLNAVPRLDAEDEVLATIPGNPPNLLRLPKGCPFQPRCPYSMDVCHSAPALESFGDGRLRACFRAIEEVV; encoded by the coding sequence ATGAGCAAGATTGAGTTAACGGGCGCGCACGACGCGCTGCTACATGTTCAGGATCTCCGGGTAACGTTCAAAACGCAGGACGGAGACGTGACGGCGGTTAATGACCTGAACTTCACGCTCAACGCGGGTGAAACACTGGGGATTGTCGGTGAATCTGGCTCCGGTAAATCACAAACGGCGTTTGCGCTAATGGGATTATTGGCGCGTAATGGGCGCATTGGCGGCTCGGCGCGTTTTCGTGGCAAAGAAATTCTTAACCTGCCGGAAAGCCAGTTGAATAAGCTGCGTGCTGAAGAAATCAGTATGATTTTTCAAGACCCGATGACCTCGCTGAACCCTTACATGCGCGTCGGGGAACAACTGATGGAAGTGCTGATGCTGCACAAGAGCATGAGCAAAAGCCAGGCGTTTGAAGAGTCGGTCAAAATGCTGGATGCGGTTAAGATGCCGGAAGCGCGTAAGCGCATGAAGATGTATCCACATGAGTTTTCCGGTGGGATGCGTCAGCGTGTGATGATCGCGATGGCGTTGCTGTGCCGTCCAAAACTGCTGATTGCCGATGAACCGACAACGGCGCTGGATGTGACGGTTCAGGCGCAGATTATGACGCTGCTGAACGAGCTGAAGAGTGAGTTTAATACCGCCATCATCATGATCACCCATGACCTGGGCGTCGTTGCCGGTATTTGTGACAAGGTGCTGGTGATGTACGCCGGACGCACCATGGAATACGGCGAGGCACGTGATGTCTTTTATCATCCAAGTCATCCGTATTCTGTCGGCCTGCTCAATGCCGTGCCGCGTCTGGATGCGGAAGATGAGGTGTTGGCGACCATTCCGGGTAACCCGCCTAACTTGTTACGCCTGCCGAAAGGGTGTCCGTTCCAACCACGCTGCCCGTATTCAATGGATGTCTGCCATAGCGCACCTGCGCTGGAATCTTTTGGTGATGGCCGCTTGCGCGCCTGCTTTAGAGCGATTGAGGAGGTGGTATGA
- the oppF gene encoding murein tripeptide/oligopeptide ABC transporter ATP binding protein OppF — MNNADEKKVLLEVDDLKVHFEVRDDKQWFWQPPKKLKAVDGVTLRLYEGETLGVVGESGCGKSTLARAIIGLVKATDGRVTWLGNDLLGMSDEQWRAARSDIQMIFQDPLASLNPRMTIGEIIAEPLKVYHPELDRQTVKDRVKAMMLKVGLLPNLINRYPHEFSGGQCQRIGIARALILEPKLIICDEPVSALDVSIQAQVVNLLRQLQREMRLSLIFIAHDLSVVKHISDRVLVMYLGHAVELGTYDQVYQNPQHPYTRALMSAVPIPDPDQERNKQIQLLEGDLPSPINPPSGCVFCTRCPVVGPECSKTRPLLEGSFTHAVSCLKVDPQALLPVEEVEAQ; from the coding sequence ATGAACAACGCGGACGAGAAAAAGGTGTTGTTAGAAGTGGACGATCTGAAAGTCCACTTTGAGGTCAGAGATGATAAGCAGTGGTTCTGGCAGCCGCCGAAAAAGCTGAAAGCGGTCGATGGTGTGACGCTGCGTTTATATGAAGGTGAAACGCTGGGTGTGGTGGGGGAATCCGGCTGCGGCAAGTCCACGCTGGCTCGCGCCATTATCGGACTGGTAAAAGCGACCGACGGGCGTGTCACTTGGCTGGGGAACGACCTGCTGGGCATGAGCGACGAGCAATGGCGTGCCGCGCGTAGCGATATTCAGATGATATTTCAGGATCCGCTGGCGTCGCTGAATCCGCGTATGACCATCGGTGAGATTATTGCCGAGCCGTTAAAGGTTTATCATCCTGAACTGGATCGGCAGACGGTAAAAGATCGCGTGAAAGCGATGATGCTGAAAGTTGGGCTGCTACCGAACCTGATCAACCGCTACCCGCATGAATTCTCCGGCGGCCAGTGTCAGCGTATTGGGATCGCGCGCGCGCTGATTCTGGAACCAAAGCTGATTATCTGTGATGAACCGGTTTCCGCGCTGGACGTGTCGATTCAGGCGCAGGTGGTTAACCTGCTGCGTCAGCTACAGCGTGAAATGCGGCTGTCGCTGATTTTTATCGCGCATGACTTATCGGTAGTGAAGCACATTTCCGATCGCGTATTGGTAATGTATCTGGGTCATGCGGTAGAACTGGGCACGTACGATCAGGTCTATCAAAACCCGCAACATCCCTACACCCGCGCGCTGATGTCTGCTGTGCCGATTCCCGATCCCGATCAGGAACGAAACAAGCAGATACAGCTGCTGGAAGGGGATTTGCCTTCACCGATCAATCCGCCATCGGGCTGCGTGTTCTGCACCCGCTGTCCGGTTGTCGGCCCTGAGTGCTCGAAGACACGTCCCTTGCTGGAAGGAAGCTTTACGCACGCGGTGTCGTGTCTGAAAGTCGATCCTCAGGCGCTATTACCGGTGGAAGAAGTCGAAGCTCAGTAA
- a CDS encoding HI1450 family dsDNA-mimic protein encodes MDLNNRLTEDEALEQAYDIFLELAADNLDPADILLFNLQFEERGGAELFDPAEDWAEHVDFDLNPDFFAEVVIGLAEEEGEEITDIFARVLICREKDHKLCHILWKE; translated from the coding sequence ATGGATTTGAATAATCGCCTGACCGAAGACGAAGCATTGGAACAGGCCTACGACATCTTTTTGGAGCTTGCAGCGGATAACCTCGATCCGGCAGATATTTTGCTGTTCAACCTGCAATTCGAAGAGCGCGGTGGCGCAGAGTTATTCGACCCCGCGGAAGACTGGGCCGAGCACGTTGATTTCGATCTGAACCCTGACTTCTTTGCTGAAGTCGTTATTGGTTTGGCCGAAGAGGAAGGTGAAGAGATCACGGATATTTTTGCCCGCGTGCTGATTTGCCGGGAAAAAGACCACAAACTTTGCCACATTCTGTGGAAAGAATAA
- the cls gene encoding cardiolipin synthase — protein sequence MSTFYTVISWLLVFSYWLLIAGVTLRILMKRRAVPSAMAWLLVIYILPLVGIVAYLSFGELHLGKRRAERASKMWPSTAKWLRELKEYRRIFATENSEVASALFQLCERRQGVGGVKGNQLQLMTTFDDTIKALLRDIELARSNIEMVFYIWQPGGLVEQVTSSLIAAARRGVHCRILLDSAGSVQFFRQHHPELMRTAGIEVVEALKVNLFRAFLRRMDLRQHRKIILIDNRIAYTGSMNMVDPRLFKQDAGVGQWIDLMARIEGPVATTLGIIYCCDWEMETGKRLLPPPPDVNVMPFEQESGHTIQVIASGPGYPEEMIHQALLTSVYSARKQLIMTTPYFVPSDDLLHAICTAAQRGVDVSIIVPHKNDSVLVGWASRAFFTELLAAGVKIYQFKDGLLHTKSVLVDGQLSLVGTVNLDMRSLWLNFEITLVIDDAGFGSDLACVQEDYIARSRLLNATQWQNRPYWQRIVERLFYFFSPLL from the coding sequence ATGTCGACATTTTATACCGTAATAAGTTGGTTACTGGTTTTTAGCTACTGGTTGCTGATTGCAGGTGTGACCTTGCGTATTCTGATGAAACGTCGAGCCGTGCCTTCTGCAATGGCTTGGTTACTGGTGATTTATATTCTGCCACTTGTCGGTATTGTCGCTTATCTTTCGTTTGGCGAACTCCATCTTGGCAAACGCCGGGCTGAACGTGCCAGTAAAATGTGGCCATCAACGGCAAAATGGCTGCGTGAATTAAAAGAGTATCGCCGTATTTTCGCAACGGAAAACAGCGAAGTCGCCAGCGCATTATTTCAGCTGTGTGAAAGGCGGCAAGGGGTTGGTGGTGTGAAAGGCAATCAGCTACAGCTGATGACCACGTTTGATGACACCATTAAAGCGCTCTTACGTGATATCGAACTTGCCCGTAGCAATATCGAAATGGTGTTCTACATCTGGCAACCAGGCGGTCTGGTCGAGCAAGTCACCTCTTCGCTTATCGCGGCAGCACGACGCGGGGTGCACTGTCGCATTCTGTTGGACTCTGCCGGCAGCGTACAGTTTTTCCGCCAGCATCACCCCGAACTGATGCGTACTGCCGGAATAGAAGTGGTTGAAGCCCTGAAAGTGAATTTGTTCCGTGCTTTCCTGCGCCGTATGGATTTGCGTCAACACCGCAAAATTATCCTGATCGATAACCGCATTGCCTATACCGGCAGCATGAATATGGTCGATCCCCGTCTTTTCAAACAAGATGCTGGCGTCGGGCAGTGGATTGACCTGATGGCGCGCATTGAAGGGCCGGTAGCGACCACGTTGGGGATTATTTACTGCTGCGATTGGGAAATGGAGACAGGCAAACGCCTGCTTCCGCCGCCGCCGGATGTTAACGTCATGCCGTTCGAACAAGAGAGCGGCCACACCATTCAGGTTATTGCTTCCGGCCCCGGTTACCCGGAAGAGATGATTCATCAGGCGCTGCTGACGTCGGTCTATTCAGCACGTAAGCAGTTGATCATGACCACCCCCTACTTCGTGCCCAGCGACGACCTGCTGCACGCCATCTGTACCGCCGCCCAACGCGGGGTCGATGTGAGTATCATTGTACCGCACAAGAATGACTCCGTTCTGGTCGGCTGGGCCAGCCGCGCCTTCTTCACCGAACTACTGGCCGCTGGCGTGAAGATTTATCAATTCAAGGACGGGCTGCTGCACACCAAAAGCGTACTGGTAGACGGGCAACTGAGCCTGGTCGGCACGGTAAATCTGGATATGCGCAGTCTGTGGCTAAATTTTGAAATCACGCTGGTGATTGACGATGCCGGGTTCGGCAGCGATTTAGCCTGCGTGCAGGAAGACTATATTGCCCGCTCACGTCTGTTAAACGCGACACAGTGGCAAAACCGCCCCTACTGGCAACGCATCGTCGAGCGGCTGTTCTACTTTTTCAGCCCCCTGTTATAA
- a CDS encoding YciY family protein gives MKRSRNEVGRWRMLRQVQRRRSRWLEAQSRTYRHIRSARYLQQKHKRRALLYAVTYDW, from the coding sequence ATGAAACGCAGTCGAAATGAAGTGGGTCGCTGGCGGATGTTGCGTCAGGTCCAGCGTCGAAGAAGCCGCTGGTTGGAGGCTCAATCACGTACGTATCGCCATATTCGCTCTGCCCGTTATTTGCAGCAAAAGCACAAACGGCGGGCATTGCTTTATGCGGTAACCTACGACTGGTAA